TGAGAAGGCCGAGGCCGCCATCGCCCCCGAGGACGCGCAGGCGATGGCCGAGAGCCTCCAGAAGGGGGCCTTCACCCTGGAGACCATGCGCGACCAGATCGTGCGGATGCGCAAGATGGGCTCGCTCTCGGATTTGCTCTCCATGGTGCCGGGCATGGGCGCCCGGATGAAGGGCATGGAGGTGGACGAGAAGGAGCTGACGCGGACGGTGGCCATCATCGACTCGATGACCCCCCACGAGCGCCGCCGGCCCGACGTCATCAAGGGGAGCCGCCGCCGGCGCATCGCGATGGGGAGCGGGACCCAGGTGCAGGACGTGAACCGCCTTCTGCGCCAGTTCACCCAGATGCAGAGAGTGATGAAGCAGTTTTCCAAGGGCGGTAAGCAGAGCAAGCTGCGCATGATGCGCCAGATGCTCAATTCTTGAGGAGAGAGAACTTGGCCGTGAAAATCCGTCTCGCCCGCGCTGGGATGAAGAAAGCCCCCCGCTACCGGGTGGTCATCCAGGATGAGCGGATGCCCCGGGATGGCCGCTTCATCGAGAGGATCGGCCGCTACGATCCCTCGCGCGAGCCCGCCCTGATCGAGATCGACCAGGAGAAGGCGAAGGAGTGGCTGAGCAAGGGCGCGACCCCCACCCAGACGGTCCGGAACCTCTTCGAGAAGGTCGGCATTCCGGTCTGAGGGCCGAGTCCCCGCGATGAGCCGGCTGGTGGCCGTGGGCGAGGGTATGCGGCCCCAGGGGCTGCGCGGCGCCCTGAGGGTGCGCCCTTGGCTCGAGGACATGAGGGCCTACGGGCGCATCGGCGAGGTCTTCCTCCAGTCCGACCCCGGCCGCAAGCTCGAGATCGAATCCTTCCACCAGGGGGGGAAGGGCAGCGTCGTCTGGAAGTTCCGGGGGGTGGACAGCCCCGAGGCGGCCGACGCGCTCCGCGGGGCGGTCTTCCTGGCGGAGAGGGGGGTCCTGCCGGGCGAGCCCGAGGGGGTGCTCTACTGGGAAGACTTCGAGGGTGCCGAGGCGGTGGACGAGGCGGGGATCCTTTTGGGGCGCTTCGAGGACATGTTCGGCGCGGGGGGGAACGACATCCTGGTCGTGCGCACCCCGGACGAGCGGGAGCTCCTGCTCCCCGCCCTTCGGGAGGTGCTTCTCCGGCGCGAAGGAAACCGCTGGGTGGTGCGCCCGCCCCGGATGGACGAGGCTGGGGAGACGGGCGCGGAAGAGGAGGAGGGCGGGGATGCGCTTTGACGTGCTGACCGTGCTGCCCGGCCTCTTCGAGGGGTTCTTCCGCCAAGGGGTGCTCGGGCGTGCCGTGGAGCGGGGGGTGATCGAGGCCCGCGTGTGGAGCCTCCGGGACTTCGCCGAGGGCGCCTACCGGCAGACGGACGACACCCCCTACGGCGGCGGGGCGGGCATGGTGATGAAGCCCGAGCCCATCGTGCGCGCCGCCGAGGCCATCTCCGCCGAGGGAGGAACCCTCCCCTGGCGGGTGCTCCTGAGCCCCCAGGGCCGCACGTTCGATCAGGCCAAGGCCCGGGAGCTGGCCGGGCGGAGGCGGCTGCTGCTCATCTGCGGCCGCTATGAAGGGATCGACGAGCGGGTGCGGGAGCTGGCCGTGGACGAGGAGCTCTCCATCGGCGACTACGTGCTCTCGGGCGGGGAGGTCCCCGCCATGGCGGTGGCGGACGCCGTGGCCCGGCTCCTCCCCGGCGTCCTAGGCAACGAGGAGTCGGCCCTCCACGAGAGCTTCTCCGAGGGCCTGCTCGACCACCCGCACTACACCCGCCCGCCCGAGTTCCGGGGGCTGCGGGTGCCCGAGGTGCTCTTGACCGGGAACCACGAGGCCATCCGGCGCTGGCGGCGGGAGGCCGCCCTGCGCCGCACCCGGGAGCTCCGGCGGGACCTGTTCGACCGGGCGAAGCTGACCGGGGAGGACCTCCAACTCCTCGAATCCTCTTCCTAGGGCCGCGATGGGCAGCGTCTACGTGGCCCTCGTGCACCATCCGGTGCTGGGGCCCGGGGGGGAGATGGTCACCTCCTCGGTCACGAGCCTGGACATGCACGACCTGGCCCGGGCGGGCCGGACCTATGGTGTCGCGGGCACGTTTGTGGTACACCCTTCCCCTCCCCAGCGGCTGTTCGTGCGCCGGGTTTTGGAGCATTTCCTGAGGGGCCAGGGCCGCGAGCTGAACCCCCAGCGCGGGGAGACGCTCGAGCAGGTGCAGGTCGTCCCCGATCTGGACGCCGCCGTCGAGGCGGTGGAGGCCCGGGAAGGGAGGCGGCCCCTGCTGGCCGCCACATCGGCCCGGGAGGACCCCGCCGCCGTGGGCTACGGGGCGCTCCGGGAGCGGATCGGCCGGGAGGAGGCGCCCATCCTCCTCCTCTTCGGGACGAGCTGGGGGCTGGCCCCGGAGGTGTTCGAAAGGTCGGATATCCGCCTGGCCCCTCTCCGGGGGACGCGGGACGGAGGCTTCAATCACCTGTCGGTCCGCTCGGCGACGGCCGTCGTCCTGGATCGCTTGCTGGGAGCGCGGGAGGAGCCGGAGGGCACCCCGCCTGCGACGTAAAAAGGAGCTTGGCTGTGGACTTGATCGATCGCATTGAGCGCGAAGGCATGCGGAAGGACGTCCCCGACATGGAGCCGGGCGACACCGTGCGCGTCCACGTCAAGATCGTGGAAGGCGACAAGGAGCGCATCCAGGTGTACGAGGGAGTGGTGATCGCGCGCAGCGGATCGGGCCTCAAGGAGCGCTTCCGCGTCCGCAAGATCTCCTACGGCGTGGGCGTGGAGCGCATCTTCCCCGTCCACTCCCCGCGCATCGAGAAGATCGAGGTGGTGAAGAAGGGCCGCGTCCGCCGGGCCAAGCTCTTCTACCTGCGCGAGCGCAAGGGCCGGAAGGCCCAGGTGAAGGAGCGCCGCCGGGTCTGAGCCCGGGCGACACCGCCGTTGAAAGCCCCGGGCCCCGCCCGGGGCTTTTTGTTTTCATGCCGCGTTGACAGGGGGGTGTCCGCCCTCCTAGCCTTCTCTCATCTCGCGGAAATGAGTCTTCGGGGGAACGGCCATGCCGGCCGGAAGGTCTTGCATGCTTGGAGGGAGGGAGCGGGGATGAACGCCCAAGCAGCCCGGGCCGCGGGCCCGCGCCTGGTGGCGCACACGCGCGTGGCGCCGGTGACCGTCATCCGCTTCGAGGAGATGGTACCGGACTGGGGCGAGTACCACGAGTCCCTGCGGGAGGGGAACCACCGGGGCATCTACCGCTACATCGGGGGGCTGCCGGGCCGGAAGCTGCGCGCCCCCCTGCCGGGATGGGAGTTCTCCTGCGGGGTGGTGGTGGCCCCTCCGGGAAACGGAGCGCCCCTGCACGATCACCATGACGAGGAGATCTTCATGGTGTGGGACGGGGAGTTCGAGGTCTTCTGGGAGGCGCCCCGGACGAAGGAGCGGGAGAGCGCCGTCCTGGGCCTCTACGATGCCATCCGCGTGCCCCCCGGCGTGATGCGCGGC
The Candidatus Tectomicrobia bacterium DNA segment above includes these coding regions:
- the rimM gene encoding 16S rRNA processing protein RimM, which codes for MSRLVAVGEGMRPQGLRGALRVRPWLEDMRAYGRIGEVFLQSDPGRKLEIESFHQGGKGSVVWKFRGVDSPEAADALRGAVFLAERGVLPGEPEGVLYWEDFEGAEAVDEAGILLGRFEDMFGAGGNDILVVRTPDERELLLPALREVLLRREGNRWVVRPPRMDEAGETGAEEEEGGDAL
- the rplS gene encoding 50S ribosomal protein L19, which produces MDLIDRIEREGMRKDVPDMEPGDTVRVHVKIVEGDKERIQVYEGVVIARSGSGLKERFRVRKISYGVGVERIFPVHSPRIEKIEVVKKGRVRRAKLFYLRERKGRKAQVKERRRV
- the trmD gene encoding tRNA (guanosine(37)-N1)-methyltransferase TrmD, whose product is MRFDVLTVLPGLFEGFFRQGVLGRAVERGVIEARVWSLRDFAEGAYRQTDDTPYGGGAGMVMKPEPIVRAAEAISAEGGTLPWRVLLSPQGRTFDQAKARELAGRRRLLLICGRYEGIDERVRELAVDEELSIGDYVLSGGEVPAMAVADAVARLLPGVLGNEESALHESFSEGLLDHPHYTRPPEFRGLRVPEVLLTGNHEAIRRWRREAALRRTRELRRDLFDRAKLTGEDLQLLESSS
- the rpsP gene encoding 30S ribosomal protein S16 — encoded protein: MAVKIRLARAGMKKAPRYRVVIQDERMPRDGRFIERIGRYDPSREPALIEIDQEKAKEWLSKGATPTQTVRNLFEKVGIPV
- a CDS encoding RNA methyltransferase, with the protein product MGSVYVALVHHPVLGPGGEMVTSSVTSLDMHDLARAGRTYGVAGTFVVHPSPPQRLFVRRVLEHFLRGQGRELNPQRGETLEQVQVVPDLDAAVEAVEAREGRRPLLAATSAREDPAAVGYGALRERIGREEAPILLLFGTSWGLAPEVFERSDIRLAPLRGTRDGGFNHLSVRSATAVVLDRLLGAREEPEGTPPAT